The nucleotide sequence AatggggggaagatgggggaaacgGGTCAGCCTCTTGACATTACATGTCTTTTCATTTATCAGTATATTAAagccaggattgataaacctataAACATTGTAAGTAGAATCAGGGTTTTGGGTCGGGGTTGGGGGAACAGGGTACTCTGTTGGTGGCGAGGGAATGGGAGGGGAGATAATGTCAAGGtgtccatgtagaaaaaaatgttcagaAACTTATTGTGTTAGTAAATGTGCAAATATGTTAGACATGAATGAATTATGGAATGACATGATATATGAATGATACGATACATAGATATTAAATCCCAATTTATAAATAAAGAattcaaaataaactaaaaatagGAAGTTTATAATTTGACATAAAAAGTCATAGAAGAACTGATTTGCAGACCATCAGGTaaagaatttatttttaatttctaataAATGGTGTCATTATGGCTAATATTGCAAATTAAATATAATTAGAATGCTAACAAAGAGCAGCTACataattttactttttttcttgtgtttttttttccatttggggtCACATTCATACACAAGCAACCAGATTTCATTTATATTTTCTAACAAAAATTATTTACTTATTATGGGAACTATTTGAAGAAATAACAAGAAAATGCTCATATCTCAACGTGTATAATTTTAAAGGGAATTAAAATACGTTTGaaggaagttaaaataaaattcagTCATTCCTACATTGAATACTTAATTATTTTACCACATATTTTTCCATATATCTACTAGTTGCTTTTAGTTAAGAACACATAAAATTAATACATAACTTTCCCTTCAAAATACATAGTATTGAGAtagtatatataaatacatgcatTATAATAATACAGGGAAAAATAAGTGCTGAACAGCTCTCCTGAATTGTGAAATCTCACATACTTCCTAAGGGTCAACAATGGTTCTATTAAGTGAAAATCAAAGGCTCTTTTTAAGGAACTGAGGCTAAGAAGGATCATACATACAATCTGAAATATTTAAGATATCCTATTAAACAAGGCTATCAAATTCACATTACAACAATTCTCCACTTGTATCTCATTACTGGATGCTTTGGTTTGAGCATAATTTGTGTCTGCTGGTTTCTTTCCTTCCAGAAAGACCCACGTGGAGAGAAGTGATGGGTGTCTACAACCAAACCACTATCACCGAGTTCATCCTTGTGGGGCTATCTGATCTCCCTGAGGTGCGCTACTCTCTCTTTGTGATCATTGCTATGATCTATCAGGTCACTTTGTTAGGAAATGGAGCCATTCTCCTTGCCATTGGAACTGAGACAAAGCTGCAGACACCTATGTATTATTTTTTGGCAAATCTGTCTCTCCTAGATATTTTCAGCCCCTCAGCCACTGTtcccaagatgctcaagaaccttttgactgaaaagaaaaatatttcttttgttgGATGtgttttgcagctgttttttctaATAGCCTTGGTAGGGACAGAATTCTTCCTTCTTGCTGTCATGGCTTATGACCGATATGTGGCCATATGTTTCCCCCTTCGTTATACCCTGATCATGACAAAGGGACGTTGTGTCGTTCTCACCGCTGGTACCTGGGTTGCAGGGTTTTTACACTCCCTTCTGCACACCGTGTTCACATTCCGCCTGTCTTTCTGTAAATCTAATCGTATCAACCAATATTATTGTGATATTCCTCCAGTGGTGGCCCTCTCTTGTTCCTCTACATATGTGGCAGAAATGCTTGTCTTAGTTGTAGGAGGTATCTTGGGAATCAGTGCCTTCTTGATCACTGGTTTCTCTTATATTTACATAATATCGACCATCCTGAAAATCCGGTCAGCAGAAGGGAAACGcaaagccttctccacctgtgctTCCCATCTCCTGGTGGTTTGTTTGTTCTATGGTACAGCGATATTTACCTACGTCCGCCCTTCCTCCAGTCACCGCTCCTCAGCCAGAGACCGGCTCATCTCCATGCTGTATGGTGTCATTACCCCGATGTTAAACCCTCTCATCTACAGCCTGAGAAATACAGAAGTAAAAGGGGCTCTCAGAAGAGTTTTATGCCAACATACATGTTTACAGGAATGATGATATTATTCATTTAATACTCTACTTAATCAGTATCCATAGGAAAATTTGGAATAATTTATaagaataatatattttatatatacaagACAGACCGATATGCAATAAAGAAATGTACACACACCTACATAGAATTAAAGAGCCATCTTTCTTTAGATcctggatcacattagaaggtcaacATTTCCAACTTACCATTTCCTCAGAAggagatctgcttctgtgacGATTACGTCCTTGAAAACCCAATGTAGCACTTCTGTTGTGTCATTAAAAGATCAAAATATACTCACTAGCAAGACATTTCTCTTTGTATACACATGTGGagctacaatcagtgctcatagaagcagcagccaagatatCAAAAGACACATTACATAGGGTAAATTAgatgcaccagacctctttaacttgttgaaaagcaaggatgctacatttcagtctaaggtgtgcctggccccgcTATGAATTTTTACtttccaattgcttcatatgtCTGTGAaatttagacattgaataagaataCATAACAATTCATGGATTCCAATTAAGGAGCTACTGAATAATATTAAAAttcatggactgtcaaaaaatCTCTAGTGGAATAAATTCAGCTAGAaagttctttagaagcaaggatgatgagaccgtGTCTCTTGTGCTTTGGgtctgttatcaagagagaccagtcacaggagaagaaattcaca is from Tenrec ecaudatus isolate mTenEca1 chromosome 2, mTenEca1.hap1, whole genome shotgun sequence and encodes:
- the LOC142440430 gene encoding olfactory receptor 5V1-like, translating into MGVYNQTTITEFILVGLSDLPEVRYSLFVIIAMIYQVTLLGNGAILLAIGTETKLQTPMYYFLANLSLLDIFSPSATVPKMLKNLLTEKKNISFVGCVLQLFFLIALVGTEFFLLAVMAYDRYVAICFPLRYTLIMTKGRCVVLTAGTWVAGFLHSLLHTVFTFRLSFCKSNRINQYYCDIPPVVALSCSSTYVAEMLVLVVGGILGISAFLITGFSYIYIISTILKIRSAEGKRKAFSTCASHLLVVCLFYGTAIFTYVRPSSSHRSSARDRLISMLYGVITPMLNPLIYSLRNTEVKGALRRVLCQHTCLQE